A window of Candidatus Hydrogenedentota bacterium contains these coding sequences:
- a CDS encoding sigma 54-dependent Fis family transcriptional regulator — translation MGWILTSICRSHRGVHWDIEPGPVVLGHGAARDIVVNDPETQTRLCQLYIRGGDVHLQHLGGPGEVRVNGRPVQRAAIRPGDTISIGGADFTISRRAAEPPAEAADRLLEEALAEPDPRDEAAGYARAVHDAARAHGPLPRNAPPLSTVNGQRATESALLGDSPAMRDVRDLIRRIAPAPLGVLITGETGTGKELAAEMLHQHANRASGPFIAVNAAAIPEHLFESELFGHEKGAFTGADRKRRGKFAIAHGGTLFLDEIGDLSPENQARLLRVLEKGAFHPVGAERESRADVRVLAATNKDLHHAIRQGAFRPDLYHRLAAIEINLPPLRQRPGDIPALAHYFSTQYAQKLGAAPKPCTEAALEKLQNHPWPGNVRELKNTIERAAALSRGEAIQPDDLDLDKSIHYSPFTIHYSLNATLSEVERMHIARVLDHCGGNISQAARMLGVHRNTLHNRMGVSAVRECALEIPP, via the coding sequence GTGGGCTGGATTCTCACGTCCATATGCCGCAGCCACCGGGGCGTTCACTGGGACATCGAGCCCGGCCCCGTCGTCCTCGGACACGGCGCCGCGCGCGATATCGTCGTCAACGACCCCGAAACTCAAACCCGCCTCTGCCAGCTCTACATTCGCGGCGGGGACGTCCACCTGCAACACCTCGGCGGCCCCGGCGAGGTACGCGTCAACGGGCGGCCCGTGCAGCGCGCCGCCATCCGCCCGGGCGACACCATCTCCATCGGCGGGGCCGACTTCACCATCTCCCGCCGCGCCGCAGAACCGCCCGCGGAGGCCGCCGACCGCCTGCTGGAGGAGGCGCTCGCCGAGCCCGACCCCCGCGACGAGGCCGCCGGCTACGCCCGCGCGGTCCACGACGCCGCACGCGCCCACGGCCCCCTCCCGCGGAACGCGCCCCCGCTGTCAACCGTCAACGGGCAACGGGCAACGGAATCCGCGCTCCTCGGCGACAGCCCCGCCATGCGCGATGTCCGCGACCTCATCCGCCGCATCGCCCCCGCACCCCTCGGCGTCCTCATCACTGGCGAAACCGGAACCGGCAAGGAACTCGCCGCCGAAATGCTCCACCAGCACGCCAACCGCGCCAGCGGCCCCTTCATCGCCGTCAACGCCGCCGCCATCCCCGAACACCTCTTCGAAAGCGAGCTCTTCGGCCATGAAAAAGGCGCCTTCACCGGCGCCGACCGCAAACGGCGCGGAAAATTCGCCATCGCCCACGGCGGGACCCTCTTCCTCGACGAAATCGGCGACCTCTCCCCCGAAAACCAGGCCCGGCTCCTCCGCGTCCTCGAAAAAGGCGCCTTCCACCCCGTCGGCGCCGAGCGCGAATCCCGCGCCGACGTCCGCGTCCTCGCCGCCACCAACAAAGACCTCCACCACGCCATCCGCCAGGGCGCCTTCCGCCCCGACCTCTACCACCGCCTCGCCGCCATCGAAATAAACCTCCCCCCCCTTCGCCAGCGCCCCGGCGACATCCCCGCCCTTGCACACTATTTCAGCACCCAATATGCACAAAAATTGGGCGCCGCCCCCAAACCATGCACCGAAGCAGCCCTCGAAAAACTCCAAAACCACCCCTGGCCCGGCAACGTTCGCGAACTCAAAAACACCATCGAACGCGCCGCCGCGTTGAGCCGGGGGGAAGCCATTCAGCCCGACGACCTCGACCTCGACAAATCAATTCACTATTCACCATTCACTATTCACTATTCGCTCAACGCCACGTTGAGCGAGGTCGAGCGCATGCACATCGCCCGCGTGCTCGA
- a CDS encoding type II toxin-antitoxin system VapC family toxin — protein MYLETSFLSYLAARPSRDIVVAGHQALTHEWWELHSSRFRVCISGFVLREARRGNPNAARARLERAAGLPLLEIDEETLRLSRRIIESGIISERAEMDAAHVAVAMRHAVEYVLTWNCKHIANAAIQRRLARLATEEGYELPTICTPIELLGRDYTV, from the coding sequence GTGTATCTTGAGACCAGCTTTCTGAGCTATCTTGCGGCGCGGCCGTCAAGAGACATTGTCGTGGCGGGACATCAGGCGCTGACCCACGAATGGTGGGAACTGCATTCGAGCAGGTTTCGTGTGTGTATATCCGGCTTTGTCCTTCGCGAAGCGAGGCGCGGCAATCCAAACGCGGCCCGCGCGCGGCTGGAACGCGCCGCCGGGTTGCCCTTGCTCGAAATTGACGAGGAAACCCTCCGGCTGTCCCGGAGGATCATTGAGAGTGGTATAATATCAGAGCGCGCGGAAATGGACGCGGCGCACGTGGCGGTTGCGATGCGCCACGCGGTGGAATATGTTCTTACGTGGAACTGCAAACACATCGCCAATGCGGCTATCCAGCGCAGACTGGCCCGCCTGGCTACGGAAGAAGGTTATGAACTCCCAACCATCTGCACGCCCATCGAATTGCTCGGACGAGATTATACCGTTTGA
- a CDS encoding HD domain-containing protein, producing MSRTTPPGAPTAFFPVNIGSLRDDLVTGFSLYLPGAGGAPPVLYRDASLPFSPEARERLVRNAVDELLVPRSERRAWLKYTETILPAYLADQAVPVRDRATLLYESAQTLVQEALSSPDTGALVEMSRHASGSMAEFLLREPKALHELMQLTSYDYYTYTHSVNVFVYSVSLAGRLGMPAAEMDQFAHGALLHDIGKRRIDAGIVNAKGGLTDAQWEQMKQHPTHGYEILRAHGEASELALDVTRHHHEKLNGRGYPDGLAGEEISPWARITTIADIFDALTTKRSYKDAMDTFLALGFMKDKMWDEIDRDFFRVFVSMLARDS from the coding sequence ATGTCACGGACTACGCCGCCCGGCGCCCCAACCGCGTTTTTTCCCGTCAATATTGGATCGCTCCGCGACGACCTGGTGACGGGCTTTTCGCTGTACCTTCCGGGCGCGGGCGGCGCGCCGCCGGTGCTCTACCGCGACGCGAGCCTTCCCTTCTCGCCGGAGGCCCGTGAGCGCCTGGTGCGGAACGCGGTGGACGAGTTGCTGGTGCCCCGCTCGGAACGGCGGGCGTGGTTGAAGTACACCGAGACGATCCTGCCGGCGTACCTGGCGGATCAGGCGGTCCCCGTGCGGGATCGGGCCACGCTGCTGTATGAGTCGGCGCAGACGCTGGTGCAGGAGGCGCTGTCCAGCCCGGATACCGGGGCGCTGGTGGAGATGAGCCGGCATGCGTCCGGCAGTATGGCGGAGTTTCTCCTTCGGGAGCCGAAAGCGCTGCACGAGCTGATGCAGTTGACTTCGTACGACTACTACACGTATACGCACAGCGTGAACGTGTTTGTGTATTCGGTTTCGCTGGCGGGCCGCCTGGGCATGCCCGCCGCCGAAATGGACCAATTCGCGCACGGGGCGCTCTTGCACGATATCGGAAAGCGCCGCATCGACGCGGGGATTGTCAACGCCAAGGGGGGGCTGACGGATGCGCAGTGGGAGCAGATGAAGCAGCACCCCACGCACGGCTACGAAATACTGCGGGCCCACGGCGAGGCGAGTGAATTGGCGCTGGACGTGACGCGGCACCACCACGAGAAGCTGAATGGCCGGGGCTATCCCGATGGCCTCGCGGGGGAGGAGATCTCGCCCTGGGCGCGCATCACCACGATCGCGGATATTTTCGACGCGCTGACGACGAAACGCTCCTACAAGGATGCAATGGACACGTTCCTGGCGCTTGGGTTTATGAAGGACAAGATGTGGGACGAGATCGACCGCGATTTTTTCCGCGTTTTTGTGTCCATGCTGGCGCGCGATAGCTGA
- a CDS encoding DUF1232 domain-containing protein has product MRPALRELLLEARQRPLTEREVLFYLADGQPGAAPPPHVREEIQAVADAGLLEYSRDTGKVYPTRLLEQSYLPQPVAAAIDTLSTLAGGIVLLLAGGYFLMPIDFLPEAFLGPIGYIDDLILLAIGSMPLGARVIGGVKGMIGRGKG; this is encoded by the coding sequence ATGCGGCCGGCGCTCCGGGAGCTCCTCCTCGAAGCGCGGCAGCGCCCACTCACCGAGCGCGAGGTCCTCTTCTACCTCGCCGACGGCCAGCCCGGCGCCGCGCCTCCCCCCCACGTCCGCGAGGAAATCCAGGCCGTCGCCGACGCCGGGCTCCTCGAATACAGCCGCGACACCGGCAAGGTCTACCCCACGCGCCTCCTCGAACAGAGCTACCTCCCCCAGCCCGTCGCCGCCGCCATCGACACGCTCAGCACCCTCGCCGGGGGCATCGTCCTGCTCCTCGCCGGCGGCTACTTCCTCATGCCGATCGACTTCCTCCCGGAAGCGTTCCTCGGGCCGATTGGATACATCGACGACCTCATCCTCCTCGCCATCGGCAGCATGCCGCTCGGCGCGCGGGTGATCGGGGGGGTGAAGGGGATGATCGGGCGCGGGAAGGGGTGA